In the Gammaproteobacteria bacterium genome, one interval contains:
- the lepB gene encoding signal peptidase I, whose translation MNMDFSAFMVLLVVVSGGIWAFDSLVLAPKRRGGTSGNGVEGAQVESPPQPKLVEFARSLFPIFLIVLILRSFLVEPFRIPSGSMMPTLLVGDFILVNKFVYGIRLPVLNTEVIDIRDPERGDVVVFRYPEDPSIPFIKRVVGLPGDRVGYYDKVLHINGRPIPQRSVGTYSDTGAGSDMTGADIRVETLNGTEHTILIQQQAPSRSGEMTVPEGHYFVLGDNRDNSRDSRYWGTVPDENLIGKAFFIWMNWDWSSGGIAWGRLGDSID comes from the coding sequence ATGAACATGGACTTCTCCGCCTTCATGGTGTTGCTGGTGGTGGTCAGCGGTGGGATCTGGGCCTTCGATTCCCTGGTGCTGGCACCGAAACGCCGTGGCGGCACGAGCGGCAACGGCGTGGAGGGGGCCCAGGTGGAGTCCCCACCCCAGCCCAAGCTGGTGGAGTTCGCCCGCTCCCTGTTCCCCATATTTCTCATCGTCCTGATACTCCGTTCGTTTCTGGTGGAGCCTTTTCGGATCCCGTCGGGCTCCATGATGCCCACCCTGCTGGTGGGAGATTTCATCCTCGTCAACAAGTTCGTATACGGGATCCGCCTGCCGGTGCTGAACACGGAAGTCATCGATATCAGGGATCCCGAACGGGGTGACGTGGTGGTGTTCCGTTACCCTGAGGATCCCTCCATCCCCTTCATCAAGCGGGTGGTGGGACTCCCGGGGGATCGCGTCGGCTACTACGACAAGGTTCTGCATATCAATGGCAGGCCGATCCCCCAGCGCAGCGTCGGCACCTACAGCGACACCGGGGCGGGCAGCGACATGACGGGCGCTGATATCCGGGTGGAGACCTTGAACGGCACGGAGCATACCATTCTGATCCAGCAACAGGCGCCGTCGCGCTCCGGTGAAATGACCGTGCCCGAGGGCCATTATTTCGTGCTGGGCGACAACCGGGACAACAGCCGCGACAGTCGCTACTGGGGCACCGTGCCCGATGAGAACCTCATCGGCAAGGCCTTCTTCATCTGGATGAATTGGGACTGGAGCAGTGGCGGCATCGCCTGGGGCCGTCTCGGCGATTCAATTGACTAG
- a CDS encoding MucB/RseB C-terminal domain-containing protein, with amino-acid sequence MKLLEGIGESARKLTYDGVFIYRQGDDIETVRIIHRADERGERERLISLTGAPREVVRTDIHVTCVNSRRRSVFVEALPLQPPLSGLSISAHQDIDDHYQFSVGPGERVAGRKTTRLVITPRDVFRYGYALWIDQESGLLLRSDLMGEDGEVLEQMLYTQLRFADAIPDHLLDSPLLTDGYTVHEPVGDGAARPGIRREPQWRIQWVPEGFKSHQVIATEQTEGWSEHHLYSDGIATFSVYVEPLAPGTEPYEGLSTMGGLSAFGRVAGINQLVVVGEVPTATVTRVGDSVSAP; translated from the coding sequence ATGAAACTGTTGGAGGGCATCGGGGAGTCCGCTCGCAAACTCACCTACGACGGCGTTTTCATCTACCGTCAGGGTGACGACATCGAGACCGTACGCATCATCCATCGGGCCGACGAACGGGGTGAAAGAGAACGTTTGATCTCCCTTACCGGGGCCCCCAGGGAGGTGGTGCGCACGGATATCCATGTCACCTGCGTCAACTCCAGGCGCCGTTCCGTATTTGTGGAGGCACTCCCGCTGCAGCCGCCGTTGAGCGGACTATCCATTTCCGCACATCAGGATATCGATGATCATTACCAGTTCTCGGTCGGTCCCGGTGAACGGGTGGCGGGACGCAAGACCACGCGGCTGGTGATCACCCCCCGGGACGTATTCCGCTATGGCTACGCCCTGTGGATAGACCAGGAAAGTGGGCTCCTGTTACGCTCAGACTTGATGGGAGAAGATGGGGAAGTGTTGGAGCAGATGCTCTACACGCAGCTGCGCTTCGCGGACGCGATACCCGATCATCTGCTGGACAGCCCTCTGCTGACGGATGGTTATACGGTGCATGAGCCGGTCGGCGACGGCGCGGCGAGGCCCGGGATCAGGCGGGAGCCCCAGTGGCGGATTCAGTGGGTTCCCGAGGGTTTCAAGAGCCATCAGGTGATCGCCACCGAGCAAACGGAAGGGTGGAGTGAACATCATTTGTATTCCGACGGCATCGCCACGTTTTCCGTCTATGTCGAACCCCTCGCCCCGGGGACTGAACCCTACGAGGGTCTGTCGACCATGGGTGGGTTGAGCGCCTTCGGCCGCGTGGCGGGTATCAATCAACTCGTGGTGGTGGGGGAGGTGCCCACTGCGACGGTGACCCGGGTGGGAGATTCGGTTTCCGCCCCATGA
- a CDS encoding RseA family anti-sigma factor, translating to MKKHYVSELMDDALEGDEAREALSRLGRDAAMIRQWERYHLISDTLSNHLTPYLGRELQARVRAAIDGEPHYLGAQRRPWTRVGRMAAGVGLAASLVGVAVIGGQWLKGGDGFGAGTTVARITTENSASAVGAPPGEPRSMVAGTGMHWDRVEPGVETRLNGFLVSHSTYADSMSPIRPYARVISYHGAP from the coding sequence ATGAAGAAACACTACGTATCCGAACTGATGGACGATGCACTCGAGGGCGACGAGGCCCGGGAGGCGCTGAGCAGGTTAGGCCGGGATGCGGCAATGATCAGACAATGGGAACGCTATCACCTCATCAGCGATACCCTGAGCAACCATTTGACCCCCTACCTGGGGCGTGAGCTCCAGGCCCGGGTGCGGGCAGCGATAGACGGCGAGCCTCATTACCTTGGCGCCCAGCGGCGTCCCTGGACGCGAGTGGGCCGGATGGCTGCCGGGGTCGGCCTGGCGGCCTCCCTGGTGGGGGTCGCGGTAATCGGTGGCCAGTGGCTGAAGGGCGGTGATGGCTTCGGTGCGGGAACGACGGTGGCCCGGATCACCACAGAGAACAGCGCATCCGCGGTTGGCGCCCCCCCCGGCGAGCCGCGATCGATGGTGGCGGGGACGGGGATGCACTGGGATCGAGTGGAACCCGGTGTCGAGACACGGCTCAACGGCTTTCTCGTGAGCCACAGCACCTACGCAGACAGCATGAGCCCGATACGCCCCTATGCCCGCGTCATCAGCTATCATGGCGCGCCCTAG
- the nadB gene encoding L-aspartate oxidase, whose product MPDQNSCDVLIIGSGAAGLTTALRLSPRLKVHLISKGRLFEGSTRYAQGGVSAVLDPRDSTASHAEDTIKAGAGLCDPEVVRMTVERAPEAIQWLIDEGVQFTRDDVQKSSSGYHLTREGGHSHRRVIHAADATGRAIEDTLIARLEETRRIEFFEDHLALDIIRESDKPNGRCVGAYVFDRREHRVKVFRAKVVVLATGGAGKVYLYTSNPDVSTGDGIAMAWRAGCRVGNMEFIQFHPTCLYHPKAKSFLITEAVRGEGGRLLLPDGSRFMHDFDARGELAPRDIVARAIDHEMKRLGAECVYLDISYKSPDFIRQHFPTVYERCLEFGYDMTREPIPVVPAVHYLCGGVVTDTSARTDVEGLYAVGEMAFTGLHGANRMASNSLLECLVFGEAAVDHINATIDGIPPPPELAEWDESRVTDSDEEVVVAHNWDELRRFMWDYVGIVRTTKRLQRAQHRVELLQREISEYYSNFRVTNDLIELRNLVLVAALIIESALSRKESRGLHFTTDYPEPDTGHPPRNTILGHAPDGDWPAGAALRQARS is encoded by the coding sequence ATGCCCGACCAGAACAGTTGCGATGTGCTCATCATCGGCAGTGGCGCCGCCGGTCTGACCACCGCCTTGCGCCTGTCGCCACGCCTCAAAGTCCACCTAATATCCAAGGGACGGCTGTTTGAAGGCAGCACCCGCTATGCCCAGGGAGGCGTGTCGGCGGTGTTGGACCCCCGGGACTCCACCGCATCCCATGCCGAGGACACCATCAAGGCGGGCGCCGGCCTGTGCGACCCGGAGGTCGTACGGATGACGGTGGAACGGGCGCCCGAGGCCATCCAGTGGCTCATCGATGAGGGCGTCCAGTTTACCCGTGATGACGTCCAAAAGAGTAGTTCGGGTTACCACCTCACGCGTGAGGGTGGACATTCCCATCGCCGCGTCATTCATGCCGCCGATGCCACCGGGCGTGCCATCGAGGACACCCTCATCGCCCGTCTCGAGGAAACCCGCCGCATCGAGTTCTTCGAGGACCACTTGGCCCTCGACATCATTCGGGAATCCGACAAGCCCAATGGCAGGTGTGTAGGCGCCTACGTCTTCGACCGCCGCGAGCACCGGGTCAAGGTCTTTCGTGCCAAGGTGGTGGTGCTCGCCACCGGTGGTGCCGGCAAGGTGTATCTGTACACGAGCAATCCCGACGTGTCTACGGGCGACGGCATCGCCATGGCCTGGCGGGCCGGGTGCCGGGTGGGCAATATGGAGTTCATCCAGTTCCACCCCACCTGCCTCTACCACCCCAAGGCCAAGTCGTTCCTCATCACCGAGGCCGTGCGCGGCGAGGGCGGCCGGCTGCTGCTGCCCGACGGTTCCCGTTTCATGCACGATTTCGACGCCCGCGGCGAACTCGCCCCCAGGGATATCGTGGCCCGCGCCATCGATCACGAGATGAAGCGCCTGGGCGCCGAATGCGTCTACCTGGATATCAGCTACAAATCCCCGGATTTCATACGCCAGCACTTCCCCACCGTGTACGAACGCTGTCTGGAGTTCGGTTACGACATGACCAGGGAGCCCATTCCGGTGGTGCCCGCGGTGCACTACCTCTGTGGTGGTGTGGTCACGGACACCTCGGCACGCACCGATGTGGAGGGCCTCTATGCCGTGGGCGAGATGGCCTTCACCGGCCTCCATGGGGCAAACCGCATGGCCAGCAACTCGCTGCTCGAATGCCTGGTGTTCGGAGAGGCGGCGGTCGACCACATCAACGCCACCATCGACGGGATCCCCCCCCCACCGGAACTCGCGGAGTGGGACGAGAGCCGCGTCACGGATTCCGACGAGGAGGTGGTGGTCGCCCATAACTGGGACGAACTGCGGCGCTTCATGTGGGATTACGTGGGCATCGTCCGCACCACCAAACGCTTGCAGCGGGCCCAGCACCGGGTGGAATTGCTGCAACGGGAGATAAGCGAGTACTACAGCAACTTCCGGGTTACCAACGACCTCATCGAATTGCGCAACCTGGTGCTGGTGGCGGCTCTCATCATCGAGTCCGCCCTGAGCCGCAAGGAGAGCCGCGGGCTGCATTTCACCACCGACTATCCCGAGCCCGACACCGGCCACCCGCCGCGCAACACCATCCTCGGCCACGCACCGGACGGCGACTGGCCCGCGGGCGCGGCGCTGCGTCAGGCCCGTTCGTAA
- the lepA gene encoding translation elongation factor 4 produces MKYIRNFSIIAHIDHGKSTLADRFIHRCGGLSDREMAEQVLDSMDLERERGITIKAQSVTLDYHARDGQRYQLNFIDTPGHVDFSYEVSRSLAACEGALLVVDAAQGVEAQSVANCYTAIEQGLEVVPVLNKIDLPSADPEAVVDEIEEIIGIDAHDACLISAKTGQGVDELLEMLVRRIPPPQGDPDAPLKALIVDSWFDNYLGVVSLIRIMDGTLKQGQRLTIMSTQVVVDADEVGIFTPKRRKTGGLNTGEVGYLVAGIKDIDAAPVGDTITDARNPAASRLPGFQEVKPQVFAGVYPVDTSDYESFRDALGKLRLNDSSLHYEPETSQALGFGFRCGFLGMLHMEIVQERLEREYGLELITTAPTVIYEVLKTDGQIIEVDNPVALPSPNTIAEIREPIISATILLPQEYLGTVIGLCEEKRGMQKHMQYLGKQVSLAYDLPLSEVVLDFFDRLKSVSRGYASLEYHISRFQAADLVKLDILINGERVDALSIIVHRDQSFSRGRDLCENMRELIPRQMYDVAIQAAIGNHIVSRQTVKALRKNVTAKCYGGDITRKRKLLEKQKAGKKRMKQFGKIEIPQEAFLAVLQVGKK; encoded by the coding sequence ATGAAATATATACGTAATTTTTCGATCATCGCTCACATCGATCACGGCAAGTCCACCCTGGCGGACCGCTTCATTCATCGCTGCGGGGGACTCAGCGACCGCGAGATGGCCGAACAGGTCCTCGATTCCATGGATCTGGAACGGGAACGGGGCATCACCATCAAGGCCCAGAGCGTCACCCTGGACTACCATGCCCGGGACGGCCAACGCTATCAGCTCAACTTCATCGACACCCCCGGGCATGTGGATTTTTCCTACGAGGTGTCCCGCTCCCTCGCCGCCTGTGAGGGCGCACTCCTGGTGGTGGATGCCGCCCAGGGCGTGGAGGCCCAGAGCGTGGCCAACTGCTATACAGCCATCGAGCAGGGACTCGAGGTGGTGCCGGTACTCAACAAGATAGACCTGCCATCGGCGGATCCGGAGGCGGTGGTGGACGAGATAGAGGAGATCATCGGCATCGATGCCCATGACGCCTGTCTCATCAGCGCCAAGACGGGCCAGGGGGTCGACGAACTGCTGGAGATGCTGGTCAGACGCATTCCCCCTCCCCAGGGCGATCCCGACGCGCCCCTTAAGGCCCTGATCGTGGATTCCTGGTTCGACAACTACCTGGGCGTGGTGTCCCTCATACGCATCATGGACGGCACCCTCAAGCAGGGGCAGCGGCTCACCATCATGTCCACCCAGGTGGTGGTGGATGCGGATGAGGTGGGTATATTCACCCCCAAGCGCCGCAAGACCGGCGGCCTCAACACGGGTGAGGTGGGCTACCTGGTGGCGGGTATCAAGGACATAGACGCCGCGCCCGTGGGTGACACCATCACCGATGCACGTAATCCCGCGGCAAGCCGGCTGCCCGGTTTCCAGGAGGTCAAGCCCCAGGTCTTCGCCGGCGTCTACCCGGTGGATACGTCGGATTACGAGTCCTTCCGCGACGCCCTCGGCAAGCTGCGTCTCAATGATTCATCCCTGCATTACGAGCCTGAGACATCCCAGGCCCTCGGTTTCGGCTTCCGCTGCGGCTTCCTCGGCATGTTGCACATGGAGATCGTCCAGGAGCGGCTGGAACGGGAATACGGACTGGAACTCATCACCACTGCCCCTACGGTGATCTACGAGGTCCTGAAGACGGATGGTCAGATCATCGAGGTGGACAATCCGGTGGCCCTGCCATCACCGAACACCATCGCCGAGATAAGGGAACCCATCATCAGCGCCACCATCCTGCTGCCCCAGGAATACCTCGGCACGGTCATCGGCCTGTGCGAGGAGAAACGGGGCATGCAAAAGCACATGCAGTACCTGGGCAAGCAGGTCTCTCTGGCCTACGACCTGCCCCTGAGCGAGGTGGTGCTGGACTTCTTCGACCGGCTGAAATCCGTGAGCCGCGGTTACGCCTCCCTGGAATACCATATCTCCAGGTTTCAGGCGGCCGATCTGGTGAAGCTGGATATCCTCATCAACGGCGAGCGGGTGGATGCCCTGTCCATCATCGTGCACCGGGACCAGAGTTTCAGCCGCGGCCGGGATCTGTGCGAGAACATGCGTGAGCTCATTCCCCGCCAGATGTACGATGTGGCCATTCAGGCCGCCATCGGTAACCATATCGTCTCGCGCCAGACGGTCAAGGCGCTGCGCAAGAACGTAACCGCGAAATGCTACGGCGGCGACATCACCCGCAAGCGGAAGCTGCTCGAAAAACAGAAGGCTGGAAAAAAACGCATGAAACAGTTTGGCAAGATCGAGATACCGCAGGAGGCCTTCCTGGCGGTCCTGCAGGTGGGTAAGAAGTAA
- a CDS encoding DUF4845 domain-containing protein gives MRGINQQRGLGFFGLLIVLAVAGSLILFGLKVTPLYLESFQVDTALKNIASQPDARKLSNHEIHDKFLRHMEINGIRRFNQKNLKDALKIKRGEDGSVTITVKYQAQRELVGNLSILADWHKEYSI, from the coding sequence ATGAGGGGAATCAACCAACAACGCGGTCTGGGTTTTTTCGGATTGTTGATCGTCCTGGCCGTCGCGGGGAGCCTCATACTGTTCGGGCTCAAGGTGACGCCCTTGTATCTGGAATCCTTCCAGGTGGATACGGCACTCAAGAACATCGCCAGCCAGCCGGATGCCCGCAAGCTCTCGAACCACGAGATACACGACAAGTTTCTGCGTCACATGGAGATCAATGGCATCCGCAGATTCAACCAAAAGAATCTCAAAGATGCCCTGAAGATCAAGCGTGGAGAGGATGGCTCCGTGACCATAACCGTCAAGTACCAGGCCCAGCGCGAACTGGTGGGCAACCTGTCCATCCTCGCGGACTGGCACAAGGAATACAGCATTTAA
- the rpoE gene encoding RNA polymerase sigma factor RpoE — translation MVEHSVDKALVERVQQGDKAAFDVLVLKYQHKLIKLISRYIKDPSEVLDVAQESFLKAYRALPRFRGDSAFYTWLYRIAINTAKNHLVAQGRRPPGDDIDSGDAEQYFGESELKDQATPERLLLRDEIEQTVIEAIEQLPEELRTAITLRELEGMSYEDIAQAMDCPIGTVRSRIFRAREAINQRLEPLLS, via the coding sequence GTGGTCGAGCATAGCGTTGACAAGGCGCTTGTAGAGCGTGTTCAGCAGGGCGACAAGGCGGCTTTCGATGTGCTGGTATTGAAGTATCAGCACAAGTTGATAAAGCTGATATCCCGCTACATCAAGGACCCCTCCGAGGTCCTCGACGTGGCCCAGGAGTCCTTCCTGAAGGCGTACAGGGCGCTACCCCGATTCCGGGGCGACAGTGCGTTCTACACGTGGCTCTATCGGATAGCCATCAACACGGCGAAGAACCATCTGGTGGCCCAGGGACGGCGGCCGCCGGGTGACGATATCGACTCGGGCGACGCCGAGCAGTACTTTGGCGAGTCGGAACTCAAGGATCAGGCGACGCCGGAGCGGCTGTTATTGCGGGACGAGATAGAGCAGACGGTGATAGAGGCCATAGAACAGTTGCCCGAGGAACTTCGTACCGCCATCACACTCCGGGAGTTGGAAGGAATGAGCTACGAGGACATTGCCCAGGCCATGGATTGCCCCATCGGCACGGTTCGTTCCCGCATCTTTCGGGCCCGCGAAGCCATCAATCAGCGGCTCGAACCGCTCCTGTCCTGA
- a CDS encoding DegQ family serine endoprotease yields the protein MTNSRTRSPFSLLAICALVLFGLAPVTQAAKGLPDFTRLVEQYGPAVVNISTTQKRGKGSAMPHGLQIPDIPKDSPFYEFFERFFGEKGEIPQQQLPEEYRSESLGSGLIISGDGYVVTNHHVIQDADKVIVRLSDRREFVAEVVGSDPRSDLALLRIEAANLPVVRIGRSEDLKVGEWVLAIGSPFGFEHSATAGIVSAKGRSLPSDNYVPFIQTDVAINPGNSGGPLFNLDGEVVGVNSQIYSRTGGFMGLSFAIPIDMAMDVVEQIKTSGRVSRGWLGVLIQDVSQELAESFGMDRPRGALVAQVLPDSPAAEAGIRVGDVILGFDGENVEHSSDLPPIVGRTRAGSKVAVEVLRDGRVQALKVTIDELPDDETLQKASGQLQDGRRIERIGLTIEELSPEQREELQVPENGVLVTEVEDGPASRAGIRQGDVILMMNNLQVSDAKALKDMVDGLPAGKTVPLLIHRQGSPLFLALRTEE from the coding sequence ATGACGAATTCCCGAACCCGCAGTCCATTTTCCCTTCTCGCCATTTGCGCTTTGGTCTTGTTTGGCCTCGCCCCTGTGACGCAGGCCGCCAAAGGCCTGCCGGACTTCACCAGATTGGTGGAACAGTATGGGCCGGCAGTCGTGAACATCAGCACGACCCAAAAGCGCGGCAAGGGATCTGCCATGCCCCACGGCCTGCAGATCCCGGACATTCCGAAGGACAGTCCGTTCTACGAATTCTTCGAGCGTTTCTTCGGGGAGAAGGGTGAGATACCTCAGCAACAGTTGCCGGAGGAATATCGCAGCGAGTCTCTCGGTTCAGGCCTCATCATCTCCGGAGACGGCTACGTCGTCACCAACCATCACGTGATCCAGGACGCCGACAAGGTCATCGTGCGCCTCAGTGACCGGCGCGAATTCGTGGCCGAGGTGGTGGGCAGCGACCCCCGCAGCGATCTGGCCCTGCTCAGGATCGAGGCAGCCAACCTCCCGGTGGTGCGTATCGGCCGCTCGGAGGACCTCAAGGTAGGTGAATGGGTGCTGGCCATCGGTTCCCCCTTCGGTTTCGAGCATTCCGCCACCGCGGGTATCGTCAGCGCCAAGGGCCGCAGTCTGCCATCGGACAACTATGTGCCCTTCATCCAGACCGATGTAGCCATCAATCCGGGCAACTCCGGGGGTCCTCTGTTCAATCTCGACGGCGAGGTCGTGGGAGTGAATTCCCAGATCTACAGCCGCACCGGTGGTTTCATGGGCCTGTCATTCGCCATACCTATCGATATGGCCATGGATGTGGTGGAGCAGATCAAAACCTCCGGCCGGGTGTCACGGGGCTGGCTCGGGGTACTGATCCAGGACGTCAGCCAGGAACTGGCCGAGTCCTTCGGCATGGATCGGCCACGCGGTGCCCTGGTGGCCCAGGTACTGCCGGACAGCCCGGCGGCGGAAGCCGGCATCAGGGTGGGGGACGTCATCCTCGGCTTCGATGGCGAGAACGTCGAGCACTCCTCTGATCTACCGCCCATCGTGGGACGCACCCGGGCCGGCAGTAAGGTGGCGGTGGAGGTGTTGCGGGATGGTCGTGTTCAGGCCCTGAAGGTGACCATCGACGAGCTCCCCGATGACGAGACCCTGCAGAAGGCATCGGGGCAGTTGCAGGATGGCCGGAGGATAGAGCGCATCGGTCTGACCATCGAAGAACTCTCCCCGGAACAGCGGGAAGAACTTCAGGTACCCGAGAACGGCGTACTCGTCACGGAGGTGGAGGATGGGCCGGCATCCCGCGCCGGTATCCGACAGGGGGACGTCATTCTCATGATGAACAATCTCCAGGTGTCCGATGCCAAGGCCTTGAAGGACATGGTCGACGGGCTCCCCGCAGGAAAGACCGTGCCGCTGTTGATACACCGCCAGGGCAGTCCGCTGTTCCTGGCCCTACGTACAGAGGAATAA
- the rnc gene encoding ribonuclease III: protein MAATVGRLDHEFADEALLRQALTHRSSGRNNNERLEFLGDAVLGFVTAELLYQRFPTATEGELTRMRAALVRRETLAEIARELDLGPSLVLGEGELKSGGRNRKSILADCLEALLGAVYLDAGMAATRALIAELLGKRLDAMDPRDAAKDAKTRLQEHLQARQLPLPDYAVTDIEGEGHDQSFHVLCELKELGLATRGSAGSRRKAEQVAAARALAELGDP from the coding sequence ATGGCCGCAACGGTCGGGCGCCTGGATCACGAGTTTGCCGATGAGGCCCTGCTGCGCCAGGCCCTGACCCACCGCAGTTCCGGGCGCAACAACAACGAGCGCCTGGAATTTCTGGGCGACGCCGTACTCGGCTTCGTGACCGCCGAATTGCTCTATCAGCGTTTCCCCACCGCCACCGAAGGCGAATTGACACGGATGCGGGCGGCCCTGGTGAGGCGCGAAACCCTGGCGGAGATCGCCCGGGAGCTGGACCTCGGCCCCAGCCTGGTGCTGGGGGAGGGCGAACTCAAGAGCGGAGGAAGGAACCGTAAGTCCATCCTCGCGGACTGTCTCGAGGCCCTCCTCGGGGCGGTCTACCTGGATGCCGGCATGGCGGCCACACGTGCCCTCATCGCGGAGCTGCTGGGGAAACGCCTGGACGCCATGGACCCGCGCGATGCCGCCAAGGACGCCAAGACCAGGCTTCAGGAGCACCTCCAGGCCCGCCAACTGCCCTTGCCCGACTATGCCGTGACCGATATCGAGGGCGAGGGGCACGATCAGTCTTTTCATGTCCTGTGCGAATTGAAGGAACTCGGTCTCGCCACCCGCGGTTCCGCGGGGTCGCGACGCAAGGCCGAACAGGTGGCCGCGGCGCGCGCCCTGGCGGAGTTGGGCGACCCATGA
- the era gene encoding GTPase Era, which translates to MPADFDQDEGVPDEFRCGYAAIVGRPNVGKSTLLNRLVGQKVSITSRKPQTTRHQVLGIQTTARHQVVYLDTPGIHRHARRAINRYMNRAADGALEQVDVVLFMVRALQWTDEDDLVLQRIAAISKPVLLLVSQVDRVKQKDQLLPFLATVQQHLPGGEIIPVSATHGENIEVLELQIAARLPVGPPLFPEEQVTDRSERFLAAELVREKLTRALGEELPYRLTVEIERFKTRNGVFHIDAVIWVERESQKGMVIGHGGRILKKAGADARRDLESMLEGKVFLRTWVKVKENWSDDERLLRRMGYDGA; encoded by the coding sequence ATGCCCGCGGATTTCGACCAAGACGAGGGTGTCCCTGACGAGTTCCGTTGTGGCTACGCGGCCATCGTGGGCCGACCCAACGTGGGCAAGTCCACGCTGCTCAATCGTCTGGTGGGCCAGAAGGTCAGCATCACCAGCCGCAAACCCCAGACCACGCGTCACCAGGTGCTGGGCATCCAGACCACCGCCCGTCACCAAGTGGTGTATCTCGACACCCCGGGCATTCACCGCCATGCGCGGCGGGCCATCAATCGCTACATGAATCGGGCCGCCGACGGGGCCCTGGAGCAGGTGGATGTCGTGCTGTTCATGGTCCGCGCCCTGCAATGGACGGATGAGGATGACCTGGTGCTGCAGCGGATCGCCGCCATCTCCAAACCGGTGCTGCTCCTGGTAAGCCAGGTGGACCGTGTCAAGCAAAAGGACCAACTACTACCCTTCCTCGCCACCGTGCAGCAACATCTTCCCGGTGGCGAGATCATCCCTGTCTCGGCCACCCACGGCGAGAACATCGAGGTGTTGGAACTGCAGATCGCCGCCCGTCTGCCCGTCGGCCCTCCCCTGTTCCCCGAGGAACAAGTGACCGATCGCAGTGAGCGATTCCTGGCTGCCGAACTGGTTCGCGAGAAGCTCACTCGCGCCCTGGGTGAAGAACTGCCCTACCGTCTCACGGTGGAGATCGAACGCTTCAAGACCCGAAATGGCGTGTTCCACATCGACGCGGTGATCTGGGTGGAAAGGGAGAGTCAGAAGGGGATGGTCATCGGCCATGGGGGACGAATATTGAAAAAGGCGGGCGCCGATGCCAGGCGGGACCTGGAGTCCATGCTGGAGGGCAAGGTGTTCCTGCGCACTTGGGTCAAGGTGAAAGAGAACTGGAGCGACGATGAACGCCTGCTGCGGCGCATGGGTTACGACGGGGCGTGA
- a CDS encoding SoxR reducing system RseC family protein, with amino-acid sequence MIEQAATVVTVNQGHITVESQRATACGTCASGGGCGIGVLGRLFGNRSSRIEVTADMAVQPGDEVVIGVPEDALLLGSLWLYLVPLLLFIAGSLVGRTVAINTGGGELLAVVGAILGGLAGFVWAAAHTRTRDSDPAFRPVVLQRTTPGSIAVPPPPT; translated from the coding sequence ATGATTGAACAAGCAGCCACCGTCGTGACGGTGAACCAAGGCCATATCACGGTGGAATCCCAACGGGCCACCGCCTGCGGCACCTGTGCCTCGGGTGGTGGCTGTGGTATCGGGGTGCTGGGCCGTCTCTTCGGCAATCGCTCCAGCCGCATCGAGGTGACGGCCGACATGGCCGTGCAACCCGGGGACGAAGTAGTCATCGGCGTGCCGGAGGATGCCCTGTTGCTGGGCTCGCTTTGGCTCTACCTCGTGCCCCTGCTGTTGTTCATCGCCGGCAGCCTGGTGGGGCGCACGGTGGCCATCAATACCGGAGGCGGCGAACTGCTGGCGGTTGTGGGCGCCATCCTGGGCGGTCTCGCTGGCTTCGTCTGGGCGGCGGCCCACACCCGCACTCGGGACAGTGACCCCGCGTTCCGGCCGGTGGTCCTGCAACGGACGACGCCCGGGAGCATCGCCGTCCCACCACCTCCGACCTGA